A DNA window from Gigantopelta aegis isolate Gae_Host chromosome 4, Gae_host_genome, whole genome shotgun sequence contains the following coding sequences:
- the LOC121372148 gene encoding uncharacterized protein LOC121372148: protein MGPPFYWTDWENEEECSVLCGTGLRPQIKRAICYERFTCSPTDMPPPDRRNVTCNTQPCGDTCPPGVYKFVPHPTNTHRFYQCANERAFLHRCPASLVWGQELGRCAWAWEV, encoded by the exons ATGGGTCCTCCTTTTTACTGGACTGACTGGGAAAATGAAGAGGAGTGTTCCGTGCTCTGCGGAACGGGTCTCAGACCACAGATTAAACGTGCGATATGCTACGAACGTTTTACCTGCAGCCCCACGGACATGCCACCGCCCGATAGGAGAAACGTAACGTGTAACACCCAACCGTGTGGAG ACACCTGCCCGCCTGGAGTGTATAAGTTTGTGCCGCACCCCACGAACACACATCGCTTCTACCAATGCGCAAACGAGAGAGCCTTTCTTCATCGTTGTCCAGCGTCGCTTGTCTGGGGACAGGAGCTTGGAAGATGTGCATGGGCATGGGAAGTCTAG